AGGCAAACAGTTTATCGACAGCAGCCTCGGTCGTGAGGTCTCCTTGATAAAAGGAGAACTTCACACTCGGAAACGAGCTCTTCAGCTTGGTAGCCAGTGACTCGGCATCTTTCTTCGAAGCGGGAGAGTTGTAGTGAAGCGCAAGTTGAGAGCCCAAGGGAGCCAAAGCTAGGGCAATCTCTGCACCCAAGTTCTTTGCTCCTCCAGTGATGAGAGCGACCTTTCCGTCGAGGGACATGGTGAAAGCCGAGAGGTGATAGGAATTCAGTGTTTGAGCAAGTTTAGAAAATGGGAATCAAGGACGATGGTTGATGAGGAAAACAAGCATGGCAATCAATGCCCAGTTATATATTCGTACGCCCATACTGATGTCGCCTTCGTTTGGGCACTTGGCAGTATCTCAAATCTCGAAAGGCAGACCAAGAAATTATCAGTTAGACTCTCGGCAAATGTTCAGCTGAAAAAGGGCGCTAAAATGCTATATGCATATTCCTAATCGGGGAAAGCGCCCGGGTCACGAAAGCTCAGGGAAcaacatcgtcatcttcgaaTCATGAGCGATACATCTCCCAGCAATGGAGACATGCCCGAACCATCCGGCTCAAGAGGCGGGGAACAGTAAAGGCTGTAGGTGAGCTGTCAAGGCTCGCTGAGGTGACGGCAGTACGGACTAGGTCGAACAAGGAATATGCACTTTGCCCATTAGTGTGCTTATCCGCTCGCGTACGCGGGAAAGCTAAACAAGGTGACAGCTGCTTTGCATGCATATACCCAATTTAGCAAGGTGCAACAACGCCACGTGATATGAGCTCACGAGTTGGGCATCAGCCGCAGGACCTACGCGGGAGAGCTCCAAGAATCCTGAATTTGACCATTCCAAACTTTCGACAACCTTGCCCTGGGCATCATTTTGTCCACCCTCCCAATTCCTAACTTCCGAGTCTTTTCTCCTCGGGTAAATGATGAACCAACATGCCAAAAGAGTGGAGATTCGTCGTCAGTAATCGGCCAAGcgccctcaaggccaacgccGCGAGCATTCGGGGTCATGTCGCTTGCCAGGGTTGGAAAGCCCACAAGAAATCTCGAGGCCAGAGACGCCGCCGGGGCCTGTCGGCGCTCAAAAAGACAACTTATGAATACGTAGCCGTGGACTGGCCATCTTGTTTGTTTCCTCCCATCGAGTACCAGCTCGGAGGTGGCCGAGTTGATCCATTCAGGGCTTACCCGGGATCCCAGCATCCCGCTGTTCCCGCCTTGCTAGATCACTGTACGTGCCAGGGAGTCAAAGATAGCCTGGTCATATGCTGATCTGATACAGACCTTGTCCACATGGCTGTTGACATCCCCGAGCTAGACCAACCAGGCAATGCCGGCCTTCTCCGCTCAAGCTGGTTCCCCCTCGTCATATCTGACGAATGCCCATTCAAAGTAATCCTCCTTCTGGCAGCATCCAATGCCGTCGCAATCAATTACAAGCCATACGCCTCTTGCGATCTCGTTCAGCTCCATACCAACGCaatcaaggccatcaacaacgCTTTCGACAGCAGCGAGAAGCGCATTTGCGACGCTCTGATTGGCGCTGTCGCCAAGATGGCGAGCTTCGAGGCGATGCATGGAGACATCACCTCGTACCGCATTCATATGGAGGGATTGTGCAAAATGATCGGCCTTAGAGGTGGGCTGAATCAACTAGGCCTCGATGGCTTACTCCGACGGATTGTTGTGTGGATTGACATCAACTCTTCGTTTCTGCTTCAAACCCCTAGGTATTTCCCCCAAGACGGCTTTGCAGTTGGAGAGGTCTGGGGTGAGCCGAATCCAGAGCGATTTATCGCGCCGTAGCTGCATGAAAGGCTGGGAGCTGTATCTCATCTCAAAGTGTCCTTATCTTGTCTTTCGCCTGCACAGCACTAGGATTCCCACCAAGAGTAACACTTTCTCGATGGGGTCCGTTGGGTAATAAGGATGACGAGGCATCTGGCCAGGAGGCTCCAGATGAAAATTATGCCATCCTTAAGCAGCAGACCGGCCATACCACTTAGACCTCAGTAAAGGCAAAACGTCCTCGAGGCAGCTCCACTAGGTCAACATCCTTGCCACGACGACTCAGCAGCATGCGGATGAGATGGCCTATGTTCAGAAGCCTCTACGTCTGTCAGAATCAAAACATGACAGGATGGATAGCAGAACAATTGCCGACATGGAGGTGTGAAAACAAGAGCTCCTTGGTGAAGAGTTACCCTGCAGAGATAGGTGGGCACCGTCACCAGCCAGACATAGGTAAAAGCGGACAAGACATAGTGAAGGGCCATGAGTGGCTAATGCTTTAAAAACCTCGATGAgccttaaaagtaataagaatatatccAAGAACCGCCGATAGCCCCCGCTTCTTACTCTGGCCCGGGGAAGATGTGACCCAGAGACCGTTCTAGCCCATAAAGTCTTAGTCAACCGCGAATAGGTTTGCAAGCGAGGATTTTTGATGTCTTATTGACCTCGGGGGATCAGAAGCCGAATTAAGGGGAAGGACCTTCTGATCAACGTGCGCCGCAGTGTCTCTTGACGCGAACTCGGCATAACTTTGAGGCCAAAAGAGGGATGGGCCAGTCTTGTTCTTCATATTTGTACTCCTGTGCCTCTTTGCCCGTCCGAACGTCACCCGATGTTTCCTGGGGCCCCGCAGAGGCGTCAGCATCCAGGCTCGTTCGTGCATAACATCTGGGGCTGACAGGGGCTCTCCCTGTCAAAACACTAGAGCTGTCATACCAATCCGGGAGTACTCCGAAATCTGCATGGCTCGTCTTGGCGCCGGGTTGCATGTATGGAAATATTCGCTACCACGTAATACATACGGGCTTAGTGATATTTCCGCCATCCCCTCTACGATCCTGATGCGGGGAAGTACGCATTTTCGGGAGAGAGCTGAGCGAGCTAGAGACTAACTGCCCTTCTATTGATACTAGGAACTCCAAGTCCAGAGCTCTGACGGGCTAGGCAGCGAGCTTCGAAGGGAGCGGCGACCCTCGAAGGCGTCGAGACCGATCCTTGCGAAACACTAATGGTCTTGTCAACGGGGACCCGAACTGAAGGGCTTTCAGGAAGTTGGAATTGCCCGATCATTTATCCGTCGCGGTCTCTCACCTGTGAATTTCCACAGGCAGTACTTGGTACTTGTGCTACAGAAGATCAACTGCTCCCCTGAGGAGGCCGCAGGGAGGAACTCCAAATACCAGGATCTGAGAGCTCCCGAGGGCTTGGGATCCAAAGTGGCGGCATCTGTGTGGTACCGAGGAGAGTGAGGTGGAGTGAGACGGCAACGTCAAACCCGGGGAAGATCAAATGATGTGGCTGAACAAGGGTTGGCATTTCGAGCCTTCACTGGCAGAATGAAGACCGTCCCCTTGTTTGGCTTGGCATTGGCGTAATTGTCGTCGGCCTCTGTTATTCCGAATCGCCCAAGTCATCGGTATAACCTCCACCGTCACAGGGTTTGCACTGGATGCTGAGCCCCCCGAAATGGGTAATGAATTCGTGAACTAAACGGAAAGAAAATGCTCTGCATTCTCTTCTCGAGCTGTGAGTATATAGAAAATAAACCTGGCAGAGTTTGTCCTCTAAATGCGAACCGAGGCGTTGGCTATGTATGGTTTGTCACGAACCCCGGGATCAGGCCTCAATAATTTAAGTCTAAAACTTTGCCGACAAATGAAAAGTGGAATAATAACATCATTCATGCCCGTACGCTTGATCATCCGTTCTTGCTTTcatttaataattttctcGTCATGTAACTCTTGGCCTCGTATGTCGTTTAACCTCGTTCCGCCACCCCCTAGCGCATGCTCCATGTCCTCCGTGCCTGATTTAAACTCCATGAGCCACATGACGTGGACCTCGTTCTTCGTTCAAGTTTCGTTTTGTAGTCTAAACCACTTCTACCCCTTTTGGGTCCCGCTGAGCCAAGCTTTGAGACTTGAGCATAGCCGGATTATGCGGGGTCTGAAATCATTGACAGGCGAGCCAAGATTCTTCCACAAAGGTATTTAATCATAACATGTCCTGTATCTTCAGACCGGTCAGATCCACGCTTAACTAGCGATCGATCGCGTCCATCCTTAACACTTGCCAAGTAACAAAACTTTCCTCTCCTTTTTTCGCTCTgctcttcttttttcccttgGCATTCCTTTCATTTTCCCACAGACATCCagttctccatcttcaaccctCATCCTACTCGTTTCGTCAAAAAGTGCCTTCGCGATCCTGGCCGCAATGTTGCTATTGAAGGCAACTTTGGCTTTGCTTCAGGCAGGCTCGGCGCTGGCTGGGGTAGTGGTCAAGCCAAGGTCAAAACAAGACGCAATCGTTTATGCAACCAAAGGAACGATATCCCTCTCGTCAGATGGGACAGATCCTGACATTCTGATTCTCGATTATGGTCAGAATGTTGAGGGACATCCCACCTTTGAGGTTGTGTCCACATCCGGGGATGCTTCTGGTTTCGAGCTCACTTTCGCCGAGTCCAAGTATGCCTTTAGCAACTACATGGTACGTTCTTAGCATCTTGAGTGGTAAATTTAGTTTACTGACAATTCCTCTAGAGTGACGGGCCTCTCGCCCTCGCAGCTGCCATGGACAACTATCGTGTGAACCAATACAACATCTCCAAGCCTGGACTTGTTACCAATCGCCTCATTCAAGGAGCTTTCCGCTATCAAAAGCTCAACCTTTCTACGGCTGGTGAACTGCGCCTCAGGAAGGTGGGCGTGAAGCAGACGGTTCATACTACGCCGCTCACCGAACTCCCTGGAGCTTTCGAATGTTCAGACAACGACTTGACTCGGATTTGGTATACCGGTGCTAGGACGGCTCAACTCACGGAGATCCCCAAGGACACAATTCCCGACTTTTGGCAAGTCACCGATCAAGGTGCTTTTGTCGAGAGTGCGGCGCCGCAAGCTCTCGCCAGTGGTACAGCTGCCCAGCTACTCAGCTATGAGATTGACTTTGAAGTCAAGCCCGTCACTGAAGAATTCAGCTTCTCCGTGTTGTCGGACACTCTGAATGATGCCATTGTCATCTCTTGCAACGTGGTAACTGGCGTGGTCTCGGCAACATATGCTCCTCACCCTGGCTCAATCCCAGCTGCCGCCAACGCCCAGGTCGGCAAGTGGCTGTCCGTCCATGCCCGGGTCAACATGGGGGAAATTTCGGTATCCATCAACAATAAAGTGGTTTTGGAGTTCGGTCAGACGACCAAATTCGCTGGTTCTTTCGGTCTCGGGGCACCATTCGGCCACTCAGCCTACTACCGGAACTTGAAAGCTGCCACACTTGATGGAGTAGAGGTCTACTCCTCTACTCTTAAGGACCCTAGCTTCCTCGCCGACTTTTTCATGGGAACTAATCCTGCCGATACGATTGTGGATGGCTCTCGACGCGATAGGATTGCCTACACGGGAGATCTCGACGTCGCACTTGCTTCAAGCTTTGTGAGCACCTACGGCACTTCTTTCATCGAGGGCTCCCTTGAACTACTCGGTTCTTACCAAACAACCACAGGGTTCTTTATCCCGACCGCCAAGATCCAGCAGGAACCACTCAAGGAAATTCTGGATGTCAATGTGACGGGCCTTATCGGCTACTCCTTCAATTTCCTCAACGCGTTGGCTCAAAACTATGAGGTCCAAGGCGACCTTGCCTTTGCCAAGAAATGGGCTCCTCGTATTGTGTCAACGCTGGACTGGGCGCATTCCAAGTTGGAGAATGGTCTTTTCACTCTCGCCGACGCTTCGTTAACGGGAGATTGGAACTATTATGATCCTCCTCAGACGGGTGCAAGCTCCAAGTTCAACTCTCTCTACGCCTACACCTTGCAGCAGACTCAGTCTCTGCTCATGGATGCTGGCGTTGATGTCTCTGTATACCAGAATCGTCTCGAGAGCCTTCGCGATGCTATTCATTCTCATCTCTGGAATGATACCCTTGGGGTCTATATCCTAACTAACGAGATCCCAACGGGATTTGCCCAAGACGCCAATGCAATCGCCATCTTATCTGGCATCCCGCAGAGCCATGGCGTTTCAGCAAAGTCACTATTATCAACTCTCGAAAGTGGCCTCCAACTTCCTGCGGGACCGCTGGCCTTCAGCAACTCCACAGTTAAGGCTGGATTCGCCCAAAAGATCAGCCCTTACGCCTCGGCCTATCATCTTCGCGCAGCTTTCGAGTCCAACGATACCGATACTGTCCGGCTCCTCTTGAAAACCCTTTGGGCTCCCATGGCAAACCCTGCCCATGCCAACTACACCAACTGTTTCTGGGAAACCCTGAATCCCGATGGCACCCCAGGCTTGGGCCTAGTAACCTCTCTTTGCCATGGATGGGGTGCTGGCCCAACTGCCGAGCTGAGCCGTCATGTTCTCGGCGTGAAGGCTGTTAAACCTGGTTATCGGGAGTGGAAGGTTGAACCCATGACCTTGGATCTCAGCTGGGCCAAGGGCCGCGTCCCAACCGCACATGGATCCATCCAGGTTCAGTGGAAGTTTGTGTCTGGCCTTTTACAGATGAAAGTTCGTGGGCCCAGCAGTGGTAACACCAACGGAACTGTCCATCTTCCTACGCCCCTACCCACACCCCTTGACAGGACTGTTATTAAGGTGAATGGAAAGGTTGTGAGTGGCACCAATTTCAAAGTTCGTGCTGGTCAAGAGATTACCATTATGCAAACCAAGAAATAATCCTTGGCTTTTTAAGAGTAGCCATAGAGTGAAGTTGTGGCAGTCGTGAAggttcccaagggataaaccagtcgtgctaggtttatattggCAGAGGGGATGCTGGCATTGTCTTAAGCGGGGTATCTGTCACGTCTGGCAGCTTGCTTAAAGGGTACTAAATGTAACTAAGTTATACTAATAGCACAGGTAGCTGGTATATATCAAAGTGCATGCCAGTGTGTTTTATCTCCTCTGCTGTGCGAAGACTATGACTAAGTTGCGCACAGCATCTAGCCAAATGAAGAGAGGCATGCTCCTCGTGACGTTGTAAAACACCGCTCTTAGGTGAAGTGGCGAGTCTCCTAAAGCTAAGATCGTATCTCCTTCTCAAAGAGAGCACTATAATGTTAGTTAAGATCCTAACTATGGAGTGAGTGACCTCTCTATAGCCTTCGCACAGCAGAGGAGATACTTGGGCTATTCCTCAAGTTACTTGCTTCGTAGTGATCCTTGGCCTAGGTAGATTACTCGCTTCAGGGGGTAAACAGGCAGTAAAGGCCTCTTTCTCACTGCTGAATTCGATCACGCTTTCCTGATCAGGTCATCCTCGACAGGAAACTTCAATGTGCCAAGGAGCCTTGCTTCAACCTGCCGCCCCAGAGCCTGATTCTCGTGTGGAGGCTGAGCAACAAAGGTTGACGTGGCAAAAGACGAAAACAGATGAAAATAACCTGTTGCATACAAAGCCAGCTACGGTTATTGGACAGCCAGAAAGCCTCTCCGCGATGTTGCGGATCGTGAAGACGTCGACAACCAATGAAGCTCGGATGACGAAGCCACAGCTGAACATGGCGGCAGCTGCCTTGCCGCCGTGAAACATCGCTTAGCCCAGCCTGATTCCTTTCGAAGCCTTAATGAGGACATCTGACTTCGGCCTCAATTCCCTCTCAAATTCGTTTCGATACTCATGAACAAGAGTTTTCGCTTCGTCTATAGTAAGGGCTGAGTTTTCGATTCGTCGATAGTGATGGCTGAGTTTCTATATAGGTAAGTATAGACCCTATCTTGGAGCAGCACCTGATCGCAGAGACTAACGGTGGAAAAGCCGGTCTGAAGATCTTTGGTGGAAAGCTGTCGCCTCGCTCAAACCCGAGCTTCGTGAGCTATTCTCTGATGAGGTGGTCGACAAGCGAGGTGCCCTTGAAGTCCTGCTGTACCAGGCTCGGAGGCAGAGAGAGGTGTGCATTAGAAAGCAATGGAGAATCACGAAGAAGAGCGGAGATGTCATCATCCTTCGCGACGTCTTTGAGAAGATTATACAATGCGTGGATAAGTTCAAGATGCTCGGCAACGCGGCAGCCGAATTTGCACCCGGGTATGCCTCGGTGCCCTGGGCAGTCATCAAGATGCTGCTTCAGGTATGTATGTTGACTTTGATCACCTTTAAGCCCTCTGACATGTTCAATAGACAGGCATCAACGATACTACTGCATTTGCTGCCATGATAGATGGCGTAGAGGAGGTGACCAGCATAATCGCAAGATTTGCTATCTTTGAAGCTGTGTGCATGAAACACACAACCTCAGCAACGGAACACTTGAAGGTTTCATTGGTATCGCTATACGCAGCAGTTCTGAGCTTTTTGGGAATATGCTGCCAATACTTCTCAACCAACACCGGAAAACGATTCATGAAGGCGACCTTCGACCCGGCAAAGGAAATTGAAGATGCACTGAAACGTGTCAACTCGAAGCAAAAGGAGGTTGAGAGGACGGCGCAGATTGCCAACATGGAGATCATGTATGGCACCTCGGCTCGTGTGCATGACCTAACTGCCATGGTCAGCAGCCTGTCCGCTCAGCTGGAGACTGCCAATGCCAGTATCGCCAATTTGAGCATCAACGCGACTAATGGCGAAGCTACCACGTCGAGTGAGAAGGCAGACTCTGTAAGGGTAGCCATCGCATCCATCATGGGCCCGACTACGCGCACTATTGAGAGGTTGAAACCTTTCCATGATCATCTGCTGGTAGAAGAAAGACAGCAGGTGTTTGGGTGGCTTTCATCTCTTCGCTATGCATCTCACCACCTCACAGAGGCGAAAGGCCGGCTGAGAAATTCGGGTGAATGGCTCTTCCAGAAGTCAGAATTCCTCTCTTGGATGAATTCTAGTATATCGGGAACTCTGTGGGTTCACGGAATGCCAGGATGCGGGAAGAGTAAACTTGcgtaagtatataaaacctcCCTTCTAAGCATCGCTATGATAGAAGCTAATGGCGAAACCAATACCAGCTCGGCTGTCATTGACCTTCACCTGACCCAAGCAGCAGAGCAAGGCCCCATGGCCGCTCCTGTTGCATATTTTTACTGTGCTCGCAATAGTGCAGAAGCAGGTCGATCAGACCCTGATCAAGTCCTTCGCTGCATCGCTCGACAACTCTGTGGCGACGACCCTAAGGAGATAGTCAATGAGAACCTCCTTCATAAATGGGAGCATGTAGGGAAACCGAGAATAGGACAAGGACAGCTGAACATTGAAAGTATCATGGGCTTGATCCTGAAAACTTTGGCCGACAACCCAGCCACCATCATAATCGATGCTCTTGACGAGCTTCGTGCAGACAGACGGCATGAAATATTCGAGTATCTGGACCAGATTGTCAAACAATCGCCCAACGTCGTCAAAGTCTTGCTGACTAGTCGGAACGATGGCGACATTGTCTGCCGGCTCGACACCACGCCCAACGTCTACATCAGCGCTCAAGAGAACAGAGGCGATATTGAGCGTTTCATCGATTCTGAGTTGGACAAGGCTATTACTCAGAAACGCCTCCTGCGTGGCCATGTATCGGCGGATGTTCAACGGCAAATTACATTTGAGCTCAATCATAGAGCTGATGGAATGTGAGATATCGTGACTCCTCTCCAACTCGCTTTTCTGGACTCACATGTGTGGATTAGGTTCCGATGGGTCAGCTTGCAGATTCAAAACCTTTGTGACCCTCAACGGATGAAACTGGAAGAGGATGTCCTTCACGAGCTTCGCCACCTTCCCCAGTCATTATCCGACCTCTACAAGATTGCATTCGATCAGATCTGTCAACTCGGCCCGTGGAGCTATGAGATGGCCATGGGCGCCTTGCAGCTCCTGCTAGTAGCTGGCAGACCTATCGCCTGGCCTGAGATTCTTCACATCCTGCAAGTCTCTCACAGCATTATCCAACGGCCAATCTCTCGAGAAGAGCTCCTCGACATTACTTGCAACTTtatcgatgatgatgggaaaCAGGAGTGTCCACGGTTTGCGCATCAATCTGTGCGAGAATATCTCGAAACTCGTCCCGACTTTGCGAATGCGGAAGCAAATGTCGCGTACATGTGCTTGCGTCAGATTGCCGCCCCGAACAAAGCCAACATGAGCAATTTCCAGTATCCGACCCTTTACCTGTGCGATCATCTGGCTGCCACGGTCCCTGAACAGAGGGTAACTCTCCGCCCTCTCCTGCAAGAGCTATTCCGTCCCCCGGCTTCAGATGGCGAAGGGAAGCAATCTAATCTTTTTAAGCAATGGAGAAGTCGCCTCATAACCTTCGGGGACGATGGGTCCTTGTGTGTGAGAAAGACTGACTCTGTCGGCAATCGTATCCAAGCCACTATGACAGCTTTACCCCTCAATGTCATCTGTGCTGTGGGTCTGGATGAGATTTTGATCATGCTGAAGCCATCCAGGTCCGACATCTTTGGTGGAGATCGTGAACGAAACTGCTTCATGTTGGCCATTCTCCTAGATCAGCCACGTATCGTGAAGGCTGTTCGAAACCTGGGGTTTTCCGTCGATATACCTTCAGCAACTGGTGGAACGGCTTTATCACTTGCTGCGGAACTTGGAAAAGCAAGTTTAATCCGGGAACTTCTCGTCTGTGGCGCCAATCCGAATCAAATTTGCCAGATCTCGGACAAATCGTGCACTGCCGCAGAGGAGGATTCTGAACCGACCGTTCAGAGTAACAACCGCAGGCCTCAAACATCGTTGGGATTCCACGTCAGTCGGAACGGCCGCCGCGAGATTCAAAGTCCCTTTCACtacaaggaagagaagaagccagtCCTATATGTTGCCATGAGCAACGAGAACGCGGCTAAGTGTGTTGGCGCTCTATGCGAGTTCGGCGCTAACGTCAACACGCGCACCTCGAGCAACACGACAGCCTTACAGAACTGTCTGGAGTACGGTAACTTGAGAGTCATGTTTCAGGTTTTCGGAATCCTGCTCAAGGCTGGTGCTGATGCGAGCGCGTTGCTTGAGAGTGAAAGGACGATTGCACATGTTGTCGCAGCCATGGGGCATTGCGAGCTCATCCGCCAGTTACTGGATATCGGGACCGACTGTTCCTCGAGAGATGTGTTTCAGCAGTCACCTCTCGAACTTGCCATTCGATACGGTCACACTGAGACTGCAGAACTGTTGGAGTCAAAGTACGGGCCCCCTGGGCCACGAAAGACCTCACCATTGTTGAAAGGACAAATCGTTCTCAGTTCTTCGTCAAATCTCTCGGTTCCTTCTATATCCGTGCAAGATTATGGAAGCAGCAGCCAACCACCGGCTTCCACAGATCTCGACTCCCCACAACCCTCAGTACAACCAAGCGAACCTCAGTTTACTTCGAGCGAGAGTTTTGAGTGGAATCAGGTTATTCTGGCGGAGGCACCGAAGAAGTCTAGCTATCGGAGATCCATTAGTAACctcttcaagaagatgaagtcaGGTTCTCAGTGAAGGTTTAGTTCAGGAGGTAGAAGAGTGAAAAACACGAGCATCTAACCAAATgcgataataataactaactaGGAACCTTGTATTCGAGAATACTCTTACACGGCTATAGTGATTAATGGCTTTCTTGCTAGAGGTTAATAAAGCCCGAGTCAATCAGCCACTCAGCTgatagatataaaagaaaaaggtcTGCTGTTTGAAATACTATATTTGTATTAGCTACAATAAGCAGGGAGATAGGGCAAGGTCGGGCATTATCATTTGGGAGGAACAGGCTTAAATGATGCTAATGAGAATGCTTTTGCGTTTTCTAGAAATATCTATGTGTATACATATCTATAGATTttcttatctattattatcACGTTGTTTtaataagagaaagaaaaataaattattaagtaaatttttatttacttcttttaagtattaaataacttaaaattattcttaattacacTCTTTACGCCTTTTAGCCCAGACTACCATTCCATCGGCGCTTCGGAAGCGGGGCAAACGCCGTTCCGAATCCCGACCTCATCTCCCCGAGCCGCATACACCTAGCTTATTCCAACCAGCCCACCTCAACATTTCCCCATCACGCAACATGCCCCGGGCTTGCGATCCGTGCTCAGTCAGGAAGATCAAATGCAATGGCAGATCTCCATGCGACGGCTGTCTCGCGGCAGACCTGCCGTGCTCGCACGCACGGAAACGCAAGAAGCCAGGGCCGAAGGGACCGAGGAAGCGGATTAAGGAGGCTATCCAGCAGATGCAGACAGCTGACGCCTCAATTGAGGTGGAAACAACGGAGACATACAGCCCCGAACTAGATGCGGACACGTCTGGGCCAAGTCCAAGCATGTCTGATCCTCCCAACAGCCCCTGCGACAACAGCGCCATCAGCGGCCGAATGCCGCTGTCAACATTCAATTACTACTTGGACATATTTCGGAGCCATCTCCACGTCGTATGGCCCGTGGTAGACTGCGACACCATCAAATCCCGTC
This region of Fusarium falciforme chromosome 5, complete sequence genomic DNA includes:
- a CDS encoding Bac-rhamnosid-C domain-containing protein, encoding MLLLKATLALLQAGSALAGVVVKPRSKQDAIVYATKGTISLSSDGTDPDILILDYGQNVEGHPTFEVVSTSGDASGFELTFAESKYAFSNYMSDGPLALAAAMDNYRVNQYNISKPGLVTNRLIQGAFRYQKLNLSTAGELRLRKVGVKQTVHTTPLTELPGAFECSDNDLTRIWYTGARTAQLTEIPKDTIPDFWQVTDQGAFVESAAPQALASGTAAQLLSYEIDFEVKPVTEEFSFSVLSDTLNDAIVISCNVVTGVVSATYAPHPGSIPAAANAQVGKWLSVHARVNMGEISVSINNKVVLEFGQTTKFAGSFGLGAPFGHSAYYRNLKAATLDGVEVYSSTLKDPSFLADFFMGTNPADTIVDGSRRDRIAYTGDLDVALASSFVSTYGTSFIEGSLELLGSYQTTTGFFIPTAKIQQEPLKEILDVNVTGLIGYSFNFLNALAQNYEVQGDLAFAKKWAPRIVSTLDWAHSKLENGLFTLADASLTGDWNYYDPPQTGASSKFNSLYAYTLQQTQSLLMDAGVDVSVYQNRLESLRDAIHSHLWNDTLGVYILTNEIPTGFAQDANAIAILSGIPQSHGVSAKSLLSTLESGLQLPAGPLAFSNSTVKAGFAQKISPYASAYHLRAAFESNDTDTVRLLLKTLWAPMANPAHANYTNCFWETLNPDGTPGLGLVTSLCHGWGAGPTAELSRHVLGVKAVKPGYREWKVEPMTLDLSWAKGRVPTAHGSIQVQWKFVSGLLQMKVRGPSSGNTNGTVHLPTPLPTPLDRTVIKVNGKVVSGTNFKVRAGQEITIMQTKK